From the Vibrio natriegens NBRC 15636 = ATCC 14048 = DSM 759 genome, the window CTGATTAAACGGAGGATTGGTAAGACGGGTCTGCCAAATCAGCATTTTATCATCCAAAGCATCTTTGTCTAAATAACTGCTACTGAGGATACCTTGATAGTGACGTTTCCAACTCTCCGCATGCAGATGCGCGATGCGCTCGTAGTCCTTATATTCCGCTAGTCGTAAATCCATTACGTATTCCTATATTCTTATAAATCCTGCTCTTCTGCCATAATTTGGTCTTTTTCACTAATTTAGACCTTATTTACTGGTAGATTTTCCATAGCTTAAGCCAAAGCTCATTTTTTAATACTACTCATTATTTAATTAAAAGCAAAATATGCCGACAAGTTTATGGAGAATACACTACAAGAATCATCACATTTGTATAACTTCAATTTGACTTACACGTGTACGCTGATATTCTAGCGCACAGTTGTTAGCTCAAAGTCAGGAAAACACTGTGACTCAAAACAGACCACCTATTATCTGGTTGAATATATTAATATTTTCGGCCAGCTTCGTTCTTACTTTCATTGTTGCACCTTGGTATGCCTACCGCTTTGGGTTGGGCTGGGAACATTTGATTTGGGGCATTATTGCGTTCAGTTTTACCAACTTGTCGATTACTGCGGGATATCATCGCCTTTGGAGCCACAAAACGTATGAGGCTCATCCAATTTTACGTTTCGTATTTGCTATAGGCGGTGCGTTTTCTCTACAAAACAGTGCATTACATTGGTCGTCCGATCACCGTGTCCATCACAAACACGTGGATAACAACGATAAAGATCCCTATTCAGCCAAGCGTGGCTTCTGGTACTCACACATTGGCTGGATGCTACGTGATTACAATAAGTCCAAGCAAAATGAATACACTAACTGTCGTGATCTGAAACGCGACAAGATTGTGATGTGGCAACACGACTACTATGTCCCACTTGCGCTAGTGACAAATATCGGTTTTCCCGTTGCCTTGGGACTTCTTTATGGTGATGTATGGGGAATGCTACTGGTTGTGGGCGCAGTTCGCTTATTTATGAGCCACCACACGACCTTTTTTATCAATTCATTGGCTCATGTTTGGGGTAAACAGACGTTTACTGACAAAAATACAGCGCGTGATAATGGAATCCTGGCCTTTTTTACCTTTGGCGAGGGTTACCATAATTTTCATCACATCTTTGAGAATGACTACCGTAACGGCGTATATTGGTGGCATTACGACCCAACCAAATGGCTGATTAAATCTTGCTCTTGGTTAGGGTTAACCTCGAAATTACGTACAACGCCGACTTTCAGAATAGAAAAAGCGCGGGCTACCCAATTGTTGAAGACAACTAAAGAAAAGCTAGAATCAAGGCCTAATACACAACCGATTCTCGACCAACTTCAGCAAGAGTTTGATTCTCTTGTTCATCATATGCAGGAGTACTATGAAGTTCGAAAAGAGCTGTTCAGTCAAAAGACCGCAGACGTCGTGAAAAAGTATGAATACTCACTCTGCAAATTGAAGTATCAGCAGATCAAAGCCGAGTTTGAAAGACAACAGCAGAGCTGGAATCTAATGATTCGTCAATACGCGTAACCTTATCCCGACCTCCTGTTAAAAAGCTCCGAGTTATCGGGGCTTTTGCTTCTTATATCCCTCTTAATTCACAATCCGCTTTCAACTGCCTTTTTTGAAAATTTTCTGGACACCAAGTCGTTTTAATTGCAAATCAACCTCAGTATTTTGTTTCTTTCCTAACCATACAATTCAGCATATAACACCTATTAATCCATAATTAAACAAAATAATAAATCGTCGTTAGTTATTAAATTATAATTTGTTTTAGATCATGTAAGTCCCAGATTCAACTCGTGCCACAGACAAGAATTCTGTACATTCTCTGTCATAAATTGACACAGTTTCATCCTTTTTTTCATTACATCTGGAGACACTTATGCTAGAGCTCTTAATTGGCTTAATAGTGACCATTGCCGTGGGCTACTTTATTGTCAAAGGCTATAAAGCAGCCGGCGTGCTTTTAACTGCAGGTATTAGTTTACTTCTCATGACTGGCTTTTTAGGCCACCAAGTTCTGCCATCAAGCATCACTTCAACAGGAAACATGGTAACGGACTCATTAGAATACGTTAAATACATGCTTCAATACCGTGGTGGTGGCTTAGGCATGCAGATTATGCTGCTTTGTGGTTTTGCGTCTTACATGACACACATCGGCGCCAACAACGTAGTAGTAAAACAGTTCTCGAAACCACTTTCTGTCATTAAGTCTCCTTATGTTCTTTTAGTTGCAGCGTACATCGTGGCTTGTTTGATGTCTCTAGCAGTAAGCTCAGCGACTGGTTTAGGTGTACTTTTGATGGCAACGCTATTCCCGATGATGGTAGCGATGGGTATCTCGCGCCCAGCAGCCGTTGCAGTCTGTGCGTCACCAGCCGCGATCATTCTTTCTCCGACTTCAGGCGATGTGGTTATCGCTGCAGAGAAATCAGGACTGGCTCTTGATGTATTTGCTGTGCAAACCGTTCTACCTGTATCGATTTGCGCCATCATCGTCATGGCTGCGGCTGCTTTCTTTTGGAACAAGTATCTGGATAAGAAAGAAAATACGCCAATGGAAAAAATTGACGTATCAGAAATCAAAGCTGATGCACCGGCGTTTTACGCAGCACTGCCGTTTTTGCCAATCTTCGGTGTCTTTCTCTTCAATGGCCGTACCATCCCAGGCTTAAGTCTGGATATCTATACCATCGTGGTTGGCTCTATTTTCTTGGGTGCGATTATTCATTACGTTGTAAATAAGTTTGACGGCAAAAAGTCTCTGGAAGATCTGGATTCTTGTTACGAAGGTATGGCCGACGCGTTTAAAGGCGTAGTAATGCTGTTGGTTGCTGCTGGTGTATTTGCACAAGGTCTGATGTCTATTGGCGCAATTGATAACCTACTTCACCTAGCGGATCAGGCTGGTGCTGGCGGCATTGCTCTTATGCTGATTTTGACAGCCCTAACTGTTGCGGCAGCAATCGCTACAGGCTCTGGTAACGCACCATTCTATGCTTTCGTTGAGCTTGCTCCTTCACTGGCAGCGAAAATGGGCCTGAACCCTGCGTTCTTAATCATCCCAATGCTGCAAGCATCGAATCTAGGTCGCACGATTTCTCCGGTATCAGGCGTCATCGTAGCCACATCTGGCATGGCGAAAATAAGCCCATTCGAAGTGGTTAAACGTACCTCTGTACCTGTACTGGCAGGCTTGGTAACAGTAATCATAGGCACAATGGTACTGGTACCAATGAGTGCTTAGTAGGTCTGGTGACAACATCTAGTTTCAAAAATCACAAAGGCCCGATGCAACGTCGGGCCTTTTCATTTATAGCAGTGCTACTCCAGTCTTCTATTACCTCTTCCCTGTCTTTCCAATCACTCTCACAACCTATTAACATTATTCAACACGTGACATATTTCGCGTATGTGCAACGGTATTCGCGTTAGAGTTTG encodes:
- a CDS encoding acyl-CoA desaturase; this translates as MTQNRPPIIWLNILIFSASFVLTFIVAPWYAYRFGLGWEHLIWGIIAFSFTNLSITAGYHRLWSHKTYEAHPILRFVFAIGGAFSLQNSALHWSSDHRVHHKHVDNNDKDPYSAKRGFWYSHIGWMLRDYNKSKQNEYTNCRDLKRDKIVMWQHDYYVPLALVTNIGFPVALGLLYGDVWGMLLVVGAVRLFMSHHTTFFINSLAHVWGKQTFTDKNTARDNGILAFFTFGEGYHNFHHIFENDYRNGVYWWHYDPTKWLIKSCSWLGLTSKLRTTPTFRIEKARATQLLKTTKEKLESRPNTQPILDQLQQEFDSLVHHMQEYYEVRKELFSQKTADVVKKYEYSLCKLKYQQIKAEFERQQQSWNLMIRQYA
- the dcuC gene encoding anaerobic C4-dicarboxylate transporter DcuC translates to MLELLIGLIVTIAVGYFIVKGYKAAGVLLTAGISLLLMTGFLGHQVLPSSITSTGNMVTDSLEYVKYMLQYRGGGLGMQIMLLCGFASYMTHIGANNVVVKQFSKPLSVIKSPYVLLVAAYIVACLMSLAVSSATGLGVLLMATLFPMMVAMGISRPAAVAVCASPAAIILSPTSGDVVIAAEKSGLALDVFAVQTVLPVSICAIIVMAAAAFFWNKYLDKKENTPMEKIDVSEIKADAPAFYAALPFLPIFGVFLFNGRTIPGLSLDIYTIVVGSIFLGAIIHYVVNKFDGKKSLEDLDSCYEGMADAFKGVVMLLVAAGVFAQGLMSIGAIDNLLHLADQAGAGGIALMLILTALTVAAAIATGSGNAPFYAFVELAPSLAAKMGLNPAFLIIPMLQASNLGRTISPVSGVIVATSGMAKISPFEVVKRTSVPVLAGLVTVIIGTMVLVPMSA